A region of the Mytilus galloprovincialis chromosome 1, xbMytGall1.hap1.1, whole genome shotgun sequence genome:
aaagaaaaagagaaccatctaggtcatttaattaacatttaatgttCTTGCCTCAGGGTTTGTTTAGGttattatgcgcatgcgtatagttttcttgacttcaaggggtattagattgaagggttgctctggattccccactcaattgattaatttaaaactcatgtatgtctgctattgagggttattgttgaataattttaaatcatatgcatcatttaaattaaaataaatgtagtccacattgTAAAGGTGTAGCTACAACACCCCCTTCAGGCAAAATGGAGTATTCCATATTATCATTTCGGGTTGTCTCCCTTCTGGAAGTAACTTCCGTCAACAAAATATGATACAACACTTCGAgaaaaaattaactcgttctgttgataaacgtcgtattatattaaaaacgatcgcaatttaaacagaggaatatgtatggaaaggagtcatgaccacttacccaaatgaaattaaatatttaaaaagttcgGAAtagggttcctcctagaattaatgTAGGAAAAtgggtgataagatacgaagtaaAATACCTTCTctctctgagtctcagtgactgctgtggaaagtaaatttggaattgatagtacaaaaataaaacagaataagtacattgttcatacacttgtatccgggattggctattttgtaactattcagattacgttgattacattatacatgtgcagttgaattagttttgaaaataatattatccagctacatgtatagaTGTGTCAATGAAAATAATGGCTATCGTATCCCttagagcaatctgctctttgattttttattttctttagtttcatattctgacatcggactcagacttctcttaaactgagttttaccgTGCGTATTGTTGTGCATACAttgttctacattggctagaggtataggggacggttgagatctcaaaaaacatgtttaacaccgccacaattttgcgcctgttccaagttcggaggctctggcctttgttagtcttgtatgattttgaattttagtttcttgtgtataattcgtagtttagtatgatgttcattatcactgaactagtatgcatatttgtttaggggccagctgaaggatgcctccggatgtgggagtttcttgctacattgaagacctattggtggccttaagctgttgtctgctctatggtcgggttgttgtcgctttgagtctgacacattccccattttcattctcaattttactttccaATAAAACAGCCCATTTTTTCCTAAGAGATACATTTCCTTGTGTCAAGAGCCATACAAATTAGGATGTTTTAAAATtccctatacatgctatatgatcaaccaaatttttcgCACAAAAGGGGAGAGACTGGGCACCATGACCTCTTTTAAAATCCActtatgcacatttttttttaaatgattatttattttaaattgaaaaacataaaatgaaTGAATTATAATGATAATGCAAGACATGTATGTGTTAAAAAATGcagaagaattttatttttaattgatcataaatttatttaatctccagtttgtttttgttttctgctGAATAAGGCAATCACAAATGTGACaatataagttaaattttagatagagagaaactgtagacagaaaaaaaatatcagcaataTATGATCAACAAAAtagagatttttgtcatgaattgtaTTGTACTCCACAATCTTGGAGTGACCATTTACATTAACTgttgtaatttcggggcctttttcaTAGCTGACTACTTGTTGcaggttttgctaattgttgaaggctgtatataTGGTGACCTGTTTATATGTCAttaggtctctggtggagagttgtctcattgacagttATACCAtgtcttttaatttttgtattctatAATAATTAAATGATAGTATAAACAAACCCAGAAGAGGTACAAGTAAACAATTCTGAAGACTGCTAAAAGCCTGTTGTCTGACACATGGATAGCAGTGTCTGCTTACAGACTAAAGCAATGGTAGCATACCATCtaacaatggaaaatattctgtTGACATTCACAAATTGGAATTCAATTTTGTCTTGATAAGGATGGAcatgacaattttaaaatatatttaatgataTGAGATTCAATTTCTTTCACTCCTGTCATtcaatttaaacttttatgtctgttttaatttCAGAAATGAAGATTATTTTGTCGTTTGGATTGATATTTTTACTGTCTTCATCCACTACTTTTGGTAAGACTTTCTATTTAAGTTAGAGGTGCACAAAAGCATGCTACATGTAAGTAGGATTTTTTGAGTGCATCACAATGCAATGAAACGTTCTTTAAAGATCAACAGACTTGTTACAAGAAACCCCTCTTACATGAAATAGAACTGTTGTATCAAAATCCACAACAGATTATTCTTTATGCCAGGCTgtagcagagggggcattaagtttacCCTTCTCTGTAATGTACGTACATCTGTCCATccgtacgtcccaaagttggtttctgttcacTAACTTAAGCTTGCCTCAACCacatgttatgaaacttatacacaatgcttataaccacaaataACAGATCAAGTTacaattttggtggtgtcacttttactattctagagttatgccccattacaaattgaaaaattgttaaattttttgtttctgttctctaacttaatataaaaaagaagatgtggtatgattaccaatgagacaactgtccacaagagaccaaaatgacgcagacattaacaactataggtaaccatacggccttcaacaatgagcaaagcccataccgcatagtcagctataaaaggccctgataagacaatgtaaaacaattcaaaggagaaaactaacgaccttatttatataaaaaaaaaaaaaaaaaaaaagacgaaaaacaaatatgtaacacataaataaatgacaaccactgaattacaggctcctgacttgggacaggcacatacataaataatgtggcggggttaaaaatgttagggggatcccaaccctccccctatcctgggacagtggtataacagtacaacataagttTGCCTCAAGACTTATTatcacaaaactcagatcaagtacaaatttaggTAGTGTCACTTTTATCTTTCTTCAGTGTTAtccttttataactttatatgatatgcaaacagaggcatcatctgtgtcccatgtacacattccccatttattaaaTGCTTACAGTTTTAAAGGGAAGGTACAATTTTGGGActatttgacacatttttttatgaaaaatgttgaatattcatttgaaatgAGTTGAACGTTCTTTAAAATAGCAGTATTGAACTACAATTGAGACTTATCAATACTTTTATACAATACAGTAAACAAAATTTAGGAAGTGGTCAGGATTCACATAGTAAGACCTTTATCATAGCATTTCCACTTATAATAAATTCAGCAAGCAAGTCTTTTAGGCTGTGCATGCTCATTTTCAAATAGATATGTGAATAAGCAACCATTCCACTCTTTCAAAATGAAGCTGCAAATGTCTGCTGCATAATTAATGGTATTTCAAATATGTTGCATGTATTTATTCATTGAATAAAATTTTCAGTAAACTTATGTTTCAAAAAGCAAATTTTACAGTTGTGTAATTCTCAAATCTGcctattttctttgaatatcatTACTTAGAACTATACCCATGAAGTTATCTGAACTAAAAGTATGAACATATgtcctttaataaaaaaaaccttgtacATTTTAGGAGCTTTTGGAGGACATGACAAATACAATGATAGAATGTTGTTATCTGAAGTCTCAGCATTAACACTTTATCATGGTAAAATGACAAATGCTAGAAGGTCATCACCTGTTCCACAGGTAAATGTAATTAAACTACATGTGCATTAGTTTTTTAGGCCCCCGCAGCAGctgagggggcattaagttttacccttgtctttCTGTataattggtttccgttctctaattttagtTAGCCTCAAtcaaatttttatgatttttttacaaaatgtttcttACCACAGATCAATGTTGAATTTTGGTGACATCACTTTTACCTTTCTATAGTTATGCCCTGttacaaacgaacaattgaaattaaatatttgcttaatttgtttccattctctCACTTTAGTTGTCTCAACTaaatgtaatgaaacttataGACAATGTTTATTAATACAAAACACAGGCCAAGTACAAATTTTGGTGGGGTCACTCAcatttactgttctagagttatgcccctttacaaatggaaaaattgttgaatttttcatttctgttctctCACTAAAGTTTTCCTCAACCatttgttttgaaacttatacacaatgcttattaccacaaaacacaggtcaagtttgaattttggtggcttcACTTTTACCATTATAGAGTTATGCCTTTTTACAAATGGAACAAGTTGATGAATTTTTTGTAACCATTCTCTACCTTAGATGACTAACTTAGCAGCATTATTGACACAGAGTTTCCTTGAACCTATAGAAAATAACTTTTTCATCAATTAATCtgacatttatttttggcaattACCAACTATAGTAAAATAAACTTTCTAGGAACAGATTCAATTATGCATGGGAAGACTTCAACAAACTGTTCTTATTTAAATACGAGGAGAAACATACATGTAGTGGACATACATGTAGGGGACATACATGTAGTGGACGTACATGTAAGAAAGTATTGATAGTACATGTAGTTGACATACATGTAAGAAAGTATTGATAGTCTgaattttcaaaagttttctCTTCAGAAACTACCAAGTAAACTGGATTGGATTGTCATTTGATGAAAGCAAAACTAAGTACATTTTGTGTTATTAATAGAAATTATCTGCCCTCAAGCATATTTAGAAGTAAATTTGCTATATAGCTGGAGGCTTTTGTTAGGGTATTgtgatttataaatgaaaataaggattttttgaattttagttgAAATGTGTTGGAGGTAGTGCTGGCTGCCAAGCATTTGTTCCTCAAGTGGTACAGTGTTATAATCGAGGAGGGGATGGCTATGATGTGCAGGTAAATTATAGTGAAATGTAGTTACTATAGTAACTCTTCAAATATtcttttaagaattattttttaactgttttttgcATTTGACAACATATAGTTTTGTCACTGGTAATCTCTGCAGTATTTGcatacattatttttattgtcaaaaacatatatatttaaaaatttataaaagaatacaATAATAGGTTTACTAGATAAAAGCATATTTAGTAAATAGTAGGGTATGATTAGGgcttttaaatgaatatttgcaGGATTGCATTCCATCAATTTTCATGCAATAAACATTATTGAATGGCAATACTTTTGACTTGAATATTTCAAACATCATGTTGCATGTCTATTGACAAATGTTTAATAAGTTTTGTTAATAGTACAAGTTGCCTTTCACTAAAAAATATactggtacagtgtatgaataTTTCTTTTGTAGTGGGAATGTAAGACAGATATGGACAATGCTTACAGATTTGGGAAGGTGGAGGTTGTTTGTGAGGGCTTTGACCATCCAGATGACCCATACATACTCAGAGGCTCATGTGGGGTAAGTTTTGCATTAAGAATGACATAGTGAAAATTGGTTTTGACCTGAGACTCTCTTGTTGAGTATGTATCAGAAAGGTTTTAGAAGTAAGATTTCTTTCACTAACTTAACTACTGATTAGAATTAGAATTTAAATTATGTATGAACTTacattttattgtagttttaaaaatgtattgctcATAATAACAGGTTCTAAACACATTCATTTGAATTAGgatacaaataattaaataatgcTTAATGAAAACACAAGTTGAACAAAtcatataatttttaattgaaatcTTTTTCTCTCAATAGTTGGAATACACATTAGACCTGACAATGGAAGGACACATGCATAAAAAACAGAACAACCATGACTATTATGGTTCTCACCACAATAGTTATCAGGATGATTACCACCAAAGACATCATCAAGGGTAGGtttataaatttcatttcaaCTACCtaataacaaatgaataataaGTGAACAATATTATTTCTCACATTTTAGATTTTGCATAAACTTGTTTTTCTGCCTCGTTTGTATCTGTGTTGTTAAGTGatgtaacaaaaaaaagtttcatgTTTTGTGTCAGTTTGGAGTTGTCTATGTGTTTTGGAGCTCTTTCTTCTGCTTCTTCCTCTTACATGTCTAGTGCTGCAATCAGGGTGTTGTTTGTGCCATGGGCTATATATATAGGGGTACTTTGAGGTGCCAAAAAAATTAGTGTTTACTATAGAACCTTATAGATCCTTATAGgatttgatttaatttatttagattttaaaatgatAACAACTAAGCGATAGACATAATCTTTATAATTGAAGAGAAAGTTCTTATATCTAATAAATGGTAAAAATCCCTGCCCTTAAATCATGAAAATTCCTGTTTGACATGTTATTAGGATTTGGAAAATATATAGGGTCAGTCCCAAGGGGTTCCCCAACCCTCAATGATCTAATATCTTCTAAATGGTCAAGATCttcatccctaaaccatatatattcttgttcaGCATGTCATGAAGATATATAGGTTCAGTCTAGATGGGTTTCCTCAAccaccaatgatcaaatatcttgtaaatggttgaaatccccacccttaaaccattTATATTCCTGTTTGGCATGTCGTGATGATTTGAATGATATTTAGGTTCAGACCTTAAGGGTTCCACTATCCACCAATGATCTTGTATCTTGTAAATGAGGTCCCCACCCATAATccatatattttatgtttgtcATTTCTTGaagatttgaatgacatacaGGGTCAGTTTCTCAGCATCACTAATGCATATCATTTTACTGGACCAAACCAATTTGTACTGGACTTTGCCCAATGTCAGGGGACCATGGAAATGACATATTATGGGAGTTTTGTTTGGGAAACTTAGTAACAGCATCTTGCTACTATCATATATTATCCAATGGGCTGGAAtgcatatttgtctttttaaCCATAGGTTTGACTTAAAAGGGTACATGAATCATGTTTCTAGGAATATTTGTAATCACTtaataaacatttgattaaaaGCTAATTTCAATCAACTTATACTATCAAATTATATTATCTATATTATTAGATACAACCAACATAATACTGGCAATTATCACAGTCAACACAATCAAGGTCGTTATTACAGCAGCCATAATCCTAAACATTATCACAATGGACATTATCATGACCACAGTTACCATGGCAAACCTTACCATGGTTACCATGACAATGACCACAGATACCATGACCAACCTTACCATGGTCATGGTTATCGTTATCATGACCATTACCAAAGTTATGACCACAATGAACATTACTATCACAGAAGAGAGCACAATCCTGATTGGTCAGTTTAATAGTCAAATTATAATCtgattttatatttctttaattttttctacAAATAAGTGCACAAACACTTAAACTCATGTAAAATAGTGAAAAATTGGTTGTGAAAGTCTTTTGTTTATGGAGATTAAGAAGATATGtttagaagaaaaaagaaaatgttcatACAATTTAGTCTGgtttcatttttcattaatttataatttaaacttaTTCAGTTCCACATGCCTTATATAGAACTTTTGAGGAGTTTTAAGTAAGATTATGCAAAGAATGAAAACTTCTGACTGCTTCTGgaaaacacaatatatatatctTCACCACAAAATATAAAGACTTTTGAACAGCAACATATAAATAtagtataaaaagaaaataaatccaaGCTATAACTAATAAAAAGAAGACAGTAGTTGTTATCcttaaattctttttttctttaatgcATTGTACTATTTCGTGAAGAAGACCTTCTTACAGACAATATCACATTACAGGTACTATGAAGAATAAGAAGAAGACTAAAAAGTCAACATAACAGTAAAATATGTATGATAGTTGAACTGGGATATTAACATAGTTCTGATGATAATGTCAGTAATATTCCTCTAGATGATTTAAAAGATCATGGAATTATTTACTCTGATTCAATCAAATATCAGATGTACTTTCATGACTGTTTTCAGAATTCATTTTACTTGATGGATTACTAAGACCTTCATAAAAACACTTATCTTGTGCCACACAGTGGCCACAGAGTGATAGCTTGTTCCAGtagttgtttttatacgaccccaaaaaaattttgggatcgtataatggtatgatgtcgttaactttagtttaagtgaagatatcttcatgaaattttatcAGAAGGtgcaataccacaaaaggaaggttgggattgattttggggatgatggtcccaactgattaggaattaggggcccaaaatggcccaaaacaagcatttttctagtttcaggataataacttgtgtagaagtatttcaattgctctgaaatcatagGGCAATGTTTAAAActacaagtagaaggtttggattcattttaggggttatggggccaaagtttaggaattgagggccaaaaaggggtcaaaacaagcatttttctagtttcaagaccatAACTTATGTTTGATtctatggatctctctgaaattgtaccacaatgtaacatataacaaaggggaggctgggattaagtttttggttaattgcccaaaatatataggaataaggggccaaaaagggccaaaaagaagcatgtttctagtttccaaacaatcatgacaataacttgtgtttcagtgtatggatctctctgaaattgtactacaaggtccaatactgcaatggaaagcatgggattgagtttaagggttattgctccaagggggtttcaTAAAgtggggggattttttttttaccattttttgaagggcctccttttttcaaaatttttcaaattttgaattttgaaaagtttcgagaagaaatcttcagttgcacagtattgtgtaatagatttgtaagatctttgaccacattaattttgtgacaaaaacctatattatgtcaaaaatttgatcacaatccaaattcagacagaatgaagcttgaatattgtgaccaaatttgccccaactgttcagggttcaaccactgaggtcatataaagctgcgccctgcggagcacctggtttgtaCATATTACAATAAACATGACACATTATAACGACCTTGAATAAGAATATGTTGATGTTATTTTAGATGTTTTGTATTTGTTGATGTTggtttttattatgccccacctacgatagtagaggggcattatgttttctggtctgtgcctctgttcgtttgttcgttcgtccgtccgtctgtgcatCCATCTGTGCGTCCTtcgcctcaggttaaagtttttggtcaaggtagtttttgaagaagttgaagttcaatcaatttgaaacttagtacacatgtttcccatgatatgatctttctaattttaatgccaaaatatagttttgaccccaatttcatggtccactgaacaaagaaaatgatagtgcgaagttcaggttaaagtttttggtcaaggtagtttttgatgaagttaaagttacatcaacttgaaacttagtacacatgttccctatgatatgatttttcaaattttaattccaaatttaagttttgaccccaatttcacggtccactgaacatagaaaatgattgtgcgagtggggcatccgtgtactatggacacattcttgtttttctgatcttTACAGAAACATATTAAAACCATATTGGATTGAAATGTTGTGAATTTTATGTGACactattatttttatgccccacctacgatagtagaggggcattatgttttctggtctgtgcgtctgttcgtccgtccgttcgtccgtccgtccgtccgtccgttcgttcgtccgtctgtcccgcttcaggttaaagtttttggtcaaggtagtttttgatgaagctgaagtccaatcaacttcaaacttagtatacatgttccttatgatatgatctttctaattttacagccaaattaaacttttgaccccaatttcatggtccactgaacatagaaaatgaaagtgtgagtttcaggttaacctttttggtcaaggtagtttctgatgaagctgaagtccaatcaacttgaaacttagtacacatgttccttatgatatgatctttctaattttacagtCAAGTTAAAttgttgaccccaatttcacggtccactgaacatagaaaatgaaagtgtgagtttcaggttaaagtttttggtcaaggtagtttttgatgaagttgaagtccaatcaacttgaaacttagtacacatgttccctatggtgtgatctttctaatttaatgccaaattagattttttacccaatttcacggtccattgaacatgtaaaataatagtgcgagtggggcatccgtgtactttggacacattcttgtttaaaatcTAATGTATGCAGTTATTATTGTAAAGTGAATTCACAATAATCATTGTGACAATAAGTAGGGCAATTAATGTTGTGACTCGTAGACAGTCAAATATTATGCAATTATCACAATTTTTGTTCTGCTAATTATGTCAATTATTTTTGCAGTACCCGTACCGTAGTAAAGCATCATATTAGTTTTTTGAATTGACAGCACTGAGTGTATGTTTTGAATTTGAGTAAATgttgaatattatataaatatgatgtaaataCCTTTGTTAAAACTTCATGTCCATATCTTGGAAGCCATTCTAATTttagaaatttgaacaaattgatggttacatgtatttattgattattttgcTTGTCACCAAAGAAAATTTGTCTTCCATATTATATTTTGATTACAGcatgaacaaatatatttatatctcATTTCCCTATTGCATttgttaattaaaatttgtattcaGTTTGCTAATAGTAACCACTCCAGTTgctaagataaaaaaattaagataatgcCTAGTTTGTTGTTACTATGCATATCAGATAAACAATACTTGGTAAAATGAGGAATATTTATCATTGGTCATATGACCTTGATAGTTGATACCATTTAAATACAGTCCAGTTTAGATGAATTCAGCAGAATAGAACTACCATATTTAAAATTGGTCActtatttttaaccggatttttgtgacaaaaatgtcggttattgatttggggatgtacggcgggcggtcgggTGGGcagcaaccaaatgttgtccgtgcatttactcatgaaccgttcaaccaaagcttttaaaattttaatatgttgttactgacaaccaAATGAAGGTAAAGTTCagtaatgacgattttgacttttaccgttcaggagttatggttcttgaaagattgaaaaatggcttttccagtcgtgtccgtgcatttattcatgaactgttcaaccaaagcttttcaaattttaatatgttattactgatgacaaaatggaggtcaagttcaataatgtcgattttgacttttaccgttcatcagttatggttcttgaaagattgaaaaatggcgtttccattcatgttgttgcatttactcatgaaccattcaacctaagcttttcaaattttaatatgttgatactgatgacaaaatggatgtcaaatttgatattgacgattttcactttcaccgttcatcagttatggttcatgtgatattggcaggacacaaataaatgttaataaatccggtttgctgtcgttgtgacagcctcttgtttggaATTGTATTggaagtaaaataaataaactcatcataggtaacaggaatgaaattttgtatttgtgcaagacatgcattttgtctacaaaaaatgCATCAGTGATGCTAAAATCTAAAAAAGTagcaaaggccaaataaattacgaagttgaagagcattgatgaccaaatgatacaaattcaacaaaagaaaACTATATATGGTCTGACATATTTAACTTTTCAATAGTCTGGCtaagtttttagctcacctggcccgaagggccaagtgagcttttctcatcacttggcgtctggcgtccgtcgtcgtccgtcgtcgtccgtcgtcctgcgtccgtcgtcgttaacttttacaaaaatcttctcctctgaaactgttgggccaaattaatccaaacttggccataatcatcattggggtatctagtttagaaattgtgtggcgtgaccccgccaaccaaccaagatggccgccacggctaaaaatagaacataggggtaaaatgcagtttttggcttataactcaaaaaccaaagcatttagagcaaatctgacatggggtaaaaatgttcatcaggtcaagatctatctgccctgaaattttcagatgaatcagacaaccagttgttgggttgctgcccctaaattggtaattttaaggaaattttgctgtttttggttattatcttgaatattattatagatagagataaactgtaaacagcaataatgttcagcaaagtaagatttacaaataagttaacatgacggaaatggtcaaatgacccctttaagagttattgccctttatagtcaatttttaaccattttttgtagatcttagttatcttttacaaaaatcttctcctctgaaactgctgggccaaatttaaccaaacttggccataatcatcattggggtatctagtttagaaattgtgtggcgtgaccccgccaaccaaccaagatggccgccacagctaaaaatagaacataggggtaaaatgcagtttttggcctataactcaaaaaccaaagcatttagagcaaatctgacatggggtaaaaatgttcatcaggtcaagatctatctgccctgaatttttcaggtgaatcggacaacctgttgttgggttgctgcccctaaattggtaattttaaggaaattttcccgtttttggttattatcttgaatattattatagatagagataaactgtaaacagcaataatgttcagcaaagtaagatttacaaataagttaacatgaccgaaatggtcagttgacccctttaggagttatttccttttatagtcaatttttaacaattttttgtaaatcttagttatcttttacaaaaatcttctcctctgataatacgtggccaaattaaaccaaacttggccacaatcatcatttgggtatttagttttaaaaatgtgtggcgtgacccggtcaacttaccatgatggccgccatggctaaaagtagaacataggggtaaaattcagtttttggcttataactcaaaaaccaaagcatttagagcaaatctgacatggggtaaatgttcatcaggtccagatctatctgccctgaatttttcaggtgaatcggacaacctgttgttgggttttacaaaaatcttctctgaaactactaagccaagttaattatagatagagataattgtaagcagttagaatgttcagtaaagtaagatgaacaaacacatcaccatcaccaaaacacaattttgtcatgaatccatctacgtcctttgtttaatattcacaaaaaccaaggtgagcgacacagg
Encoded here:
- the LOC143057861 gene encoding uncharacterized protein LOC143057861 isoform X2 produces the protein MKIILSFGLIFLLSSSTTFGAFGGHDKYNDRMLLSEVSALTLYHGKMTNARRSSPVPQLKCVGGSAGCQAFVPQVVQCYNRGGDGYDVQWECKTDMDNAYRFGKVEVVCEGFDHPDDPYILRGSCGLEYTLDLTMEGHMHKKQNNHDYYGSHHNSYQDDYHQRHHQGYNQHNTGNYHSQHNQGRYYSSHNPKHYHNGHYHDHSYHGKPYHGYHDNDHRYHDQPYHGHGYRYHDHYQSYDHNEHYYHRREHNPDWYYEE